GCGACGCCGGCGAACGGGTGCTCGCGGGCGAGCAGCGGCTGCGCCCCGGCCCGAACGTCGGCGAGCTGCTGGCGGGCTCGGGCCCGGCGCCGACCGCCGACGAGGCGGCGGGCCTGCTGCGCGTCGTGCCGCGCTACTTCCTCGACGCGGTGGTCACGCGCGACCGCACGCGGGCCGAGCTGCAGTTCGGCGTCCCGGTGGTGCCGGTGCCCGAGCAGGGCGAGATCCTCCAGCACGCCCTCGACGACCTCAAGCCGCTGCCGCCGGGGGTCGAGGTCGCGCCGGCCGGCCTCGTCGCCCGCGCCGTGCAGAGCGTCGACGACCTCGAGGCCGCGCGGCCCACGCTCCTGCTCATCGCGCTGCTGGCCGTGGCGGCCCTGCTGCTGGCGGTGCGCCGCAGCCTGCGCCGCGCGCTCGTGCCGCTCGTGCCGACCGTCCTGGCCGCGGGCGTCAGCGCGCTGGTCCTGCGCGTGTCGGGCATCGAGCTGTCCCCGCTGGGCGCGGCCCTGGAACCGCTCGTGCTCGCCGTGGGGGTGGAGTTCGGCGTCCTGCTCGAGGCGCGCTACCAGGAGGCCCGCACGGCCGGCTTCTCGACGGGCCGCGCCCGCGAGATCGCGGTCGAGCGCGTCGGCGCGGCCGTCTGGGTCTCGGCGATCGCCGCGGCCGCGGGCTTCGGCGTCCTGCTCGCCAGCGACCTCGGGCTGCTGCGCCAGTTCGGCGTGCTCGTCGCGATCGAGGTCCTGCTCTGCGCCGCGCTGGCCGTGCGGCTGGTGCCCGACCTCGCCGCGGCGCTGGACGAACGCGCCATGCGCCGGGCCCGCGCCCACCGGCCCACGTCGGCCCCTCGACGTGAGAGGGTCACCGCGGAGATGGCCGGATGACCGCCGACGTCGGAGCCGAGCGACGCCCCAACCGCATCGCCGGGATCGCCGCGCTCGTCGCGGTCATCGCCTCGTTCGCCGGGCTGCTCGTGGTGCTGAGCACCACGACGGGCACGGGCACCGACGACGCGGCGCGGCGCTCGCTGCTCGAGGCCGACGAGTCGGGCGGCGCGCTCTGGGGCGCGACGGCACTGCGCGTGGTCTCGCTCCTGCTCCTCGTCGTCGCCGCCTGGCAGCTGGTGCGGCTCGTGGCGGCACGGGTCGCCGTGCAGCCGGCGCTGCGCTGGCTGTGCGTCGTGGTGCCGCTCCTCATGGCCGTGGGTGCCGTCCTCAGCCAGCTCTCGCTGCTCGATGCCGCGGACACGTTCGTCTCGGGCGGGCCGCGGACCGACGCGCGCGCCGACGACCTGCTCAACGAGGGCGGTCTGCAGCGCCTGAGCGCGGTCGCGGGCATCATCTTCGCCGTGGCGTTCGCCGGCTGGCTGGCGTGGCTCTCGCTCGCGGCCACCAGCGCGGGCCTGCTGACGCAGACGCTGGGCTACTGGGGCGTCGGCGCCGGCGTGGCGATGCTGCTCGTGCCGATCGCGGGCCAGGGGCTGTTCCTCGGCTGGCTGGGCTCGGTGGCGCTGCTCCTGCTGGGCTGGTGGCCCGGTGGCATCGGGCCGGCGTGGACGTCGGGCACCGCGGAGCCGTGGCAGCCCGGCCTGAGCGGCCGCCGCCCGCGCGAGGGCGCGACATGACGACGGTCCCGCCCACCCACGCGCCGCCGCCCCCGGCGCCGCCCGCCGAGCCGCCGTCCTTCGACGTCGACCAGGGGCCGATGCGCTCCGAGCTCCTGCGCCAGATCGCCCAGCTCGAGGCCGACCACGCCGTCCTGCTCGCCCGCCGGCGCGACTGGTCGATGCGCCGCGTGACGGCGCGCCGCGGCCCGGCGCTGCTGGACACCGCCGCGCTCGAGCAGGTCCGCGACGAGCTGCTGACCGCCATCCACGACCTGCACCATGGGCAAGCGCGCCCGTAGGCAGCGCGACCCCGAGGAGCTGCGGGCCGCCCGCGCCGCGCGGGTCGCGGCGCAGCCCGCGGGCCCGGCACGCACCTCGCGGTTGGACAACACGCGCCTGGGCCAGCGCGCGGCCGGCCGCCCGAAGGCGCCCTGGCACCCGATCCCGGTCTCCGAGATCGCCATCGCCGGCGGCCTGCTGCTGTTCATCCTCGGCTTCGCCCAGGGCGGCACCGACCAGGGCGGGACCTGGTTGGGCGCCGGCACCCTGCTGGCCACCGCCGGCGTCATCGAGCTGTGCGCCCGCGAGCACTTCACGGGCTACCGGTCGCACGTCCTGCTCCTGGCGTTCCTGCCGGTCGTCGCGATGCACACGACGATCGCGCTGTGGATCGACGACGACTTCCGCGGCCCGCAGTCGGTGCTGGTGGACGCCGCCGTCTTCGGCGTGCTCGCGCTGCTCCTGCTCGACCGCTACCGCAAGGCGGCCAAGCGCCGGCAGGGCACGACGTCGTGAGCGGCCCGCTGCTGCCGTTCTGCGAGCTCGAGCTGACCCACGCCATCGGCGTGGGCGAGGGCCGCTACCTGCTCGGCGCGGAGGAGGACGGCCCGGCCGACGTCCTGCAGCTGCGCGTCGTCGGCGCCCCCGCGCCGCGGGAGGGCCGCGTGCTGCGCCGCAACCGGCCCGTCGAGGACGGCGACGGTCCCCGCGAGCTGCCGGTCCTGCGGATCATGTGGATCGGCGCGAGCCAGCCCATGGCCAGCAAGCGCGACGCCGAGGACCGCCTCGAGCGCCTGCGTCGCGAGGAGGACGAGCGCGAGGAGCTCGTCGCCGCCGTCCTCGAGGTCGTCAACCTCGCCGTGCGCGCCCACCGGGCCGCCGCCCGCGACCCGTACACCGCCGAGCTCACCCGGGAGGACCCGCGCGAGCTGCGCCTGGGCTACGGCAGCGCGTCGGAGCTCGCCAACGGCCGCTGGAGCGCCGCCTTCCGCCCGCCGCCGCCGCGCTCGCCGCGCGTCTCGCGCGCGGAGCGCCTTGGCCCGACCGACGTCGTCGTCGCCGCGCTGCGCGGTCGCCTCGGGCTGCTCGAGGCCGAGGAGCTCGCCCTGCGCGCGCTGGCCGACGTCGAGCAGGACCGGCCGCGCGCCGCGGCGCTCGAGCTGCGCTCCTGCGTCGAGCTGCTCGCCGCGGAGCTGCGCGAGGCCGCCGGCGCGCGCGAGGAGGTGGCCGGCTGGGCGGAGACGGTCGCCGGGCTCGTGCCCCGTGCCCAGGTCCTCGCGACGCGCGCGCTCGAGGGCCGGCCCGCGGCGGACGCGGCCGACGAGGTGCTCGCGATCCTCGACAGCGTCGAGCACGTGCTGGGCGCCTGGCGCGCTCCCGCTGCCCAGAGCGCCGCTGCCGTCGCACCGACGGCGCCTCCTGGGTAACGTCCTCCACGAGGAGAGGAGGACTGACCCGTGACCACGGGGCTTGCATCGACGTCGCCGGACACCCGCATGCGCCGGGCGATCCAGGGCGTCGCAGAGGACCTGATGCCGTCGCTGGACGAGGCGGCGGTCGCGATGGCCGTCGCCATCCACGACGGCATCGACGAGCTCGGCGGGGAGCTGCACGCCGAGACCGTGCACAGCTGCCGCGCCAACATCGGCCTGGTCTGCATGCTCATGCTCGAGGGTGCCGACCCGCGCGGGGCGACGCCCCCGCACGAGGCGATCCACTACGCGCGCGAGTTCGTGCGTCGCGGGCTGCCGATCGAGGCGCTCATGCGCGCCTACCGCATCGGCCACCAGGTCTTCTGGCAGCGCTTCCTCGACGCGCTCGGCACGCGCTTCGCCTCGCACGACGAGCTCGCCGAGGCCGTCGCCTTCTGCTCGGACTGGACCTTCGCCTACGTCGACACGGTCTCGGCGGTCATCAGCGCCGCCTACGTCGAGGAGCGCGAGCGCTGGGCACGCTCGGCCGCGGCGATGCGCGCCGACGAGGTGCGCGCGGTGCTCGACGGCCGCCAGAATGACGAGGCGGAGGCCTCGCGCCGGCTGCGCTACGAGCTGGGCCGACGCCACGTCGGGCTCGTCGTCTGGGGCGAGGCGCCCGACGACCCCGACGCGACGATGGTGGTCTTCGAGCGCGTGGCCCAGGAGGTCGCGCGCGTCGCCGGCGGGACGGACACGCTGTTCGTCCCGCTGGGCTCCAACGTCCTGGGCGCGTGGATCGGCCTGCGGGAGGACCCCGACCTGACGGCGGTCGCGCAGCTGCGCCCGGTCGCCGCGGGCGGCGCCAAGGTCCGCGTGGCGGTGGGCGAGCCGTCGGCGGGCCTCGAGGGCTTCCGGCGCACGCACCAGGAGGCCCAGCGGGCGCGCGACGTCGCGACGCTCCTGCGCCGCCAGCCCGGCGGGTGCGTGCGCTTCTCGGACGTCGCGCTCAACGCGCTGCTCAGCGCCGACCTCGACGAGGCGCGGCGCTTCGTGGCGCGCGAGCTCGGCGACCTGGCGGCGGAGACCGACGCGAGTCGCCGCCTGGCCGCGACGCTCAAGGTCTTCCTGGAGGAGGGCGCGAGCTTCGTGCGCGCGGCGCGCCGGCTCGGCGTCCACGAGAACACGATCGCCTACCGCGTCAAGCGAGCGGGCGAGCTCCTCGGCCACGGGCTGGAGGAGCGCCAGCTGGAGGTCCGGGTGGCCCTCCAGCTGGCGGACGTCCTGCGCCGCGCGGGCGACGAGTCCTAGAGCAGCGAGGCGGTCAGGCCGCCGTCGAGCACGAAGGCGCTGCCGGTGCAGAACGCCGAGCGGTCCGACGCGAGGAAGACCGCCAGTGCGGCGACCTCCTCGGGCGTGCCGTAGCGGCCCTGCTTCTGCTCGATGACCGCGTCGAAGTCGTCGAGCTCGAGGCCCTCCTCGAACTGGGACTTGCGGTCCTTGACCAGGTCCGTGTCGATGAAGCCCGGGCAGATCGCGTTGGCGCGGACGCCGAGGTCGCGCAGCTCGACCGCGGTCGTCTTGGTCAGGTTGATCGCGCCCGCCTTGGCAGCCGCGTAGCTCGAGATGAGCGGCGAGCCGGCGAAGCCGGTGACGCTGGCGATCGTCACGAGCGAGCCGCCGCCGTTGCCGGCCATCTGCAGGCCCGCGTGGCGCAGCGTCGAGAAGACGCCGTCGAGGTTGACGGACGTCACCGCACGCCAGTCCTCGTAGGAGCTCTCGACGACCGGCTTGACGATGCCGACGCCGGCGTTGGCGACGGCGACGTCGAGCTTGCCGTGCTGCTCGACGGCGGTCTTGACGAGGGCGGCGACCTGCGCGTCCTCGCGGACGTCGCAGGCGACGGCGGTGCCGCCGACGTCGGAGGCGACGCGCTGGGCGCTGGCCTCGTCGAGGTCGGAGACGACGACCGTCGCGCCCTCCTTGGCGAAGCGCCGCGCGATGGCCTCGCCGATGCCCTTGCCGGCGCCGGTGATGACCGCGACGCGCCCGTCCAGCCGGCCGCTCACAGGAGGCTCCCGGTCAGGCCGCCGTCCAGGACGTAGTGGGCCCCGGTCGTCCAGGCCGCCTCGTCGGAGGCGAGGAACGCCACGACCTCGGCGACCTCCTCGACGGTCCCCATGCGGCCCTGCTTGATCTTCGCCACGTCGGCGAAGTCCAGCCCGGTGACCGCCGCGACCTTCGGGGCGAGGCGCTCGACCATGACCGTGTCGACGAAGGCGGGGCAGACCGCGTTGACGCGGACGCCGTGGGCCTTGAGCTCGGTGGCGTAGGTCTCGGTCATCCGCAGCACCGCGGCCTTCGTGCCGCAGTAGGCACCCAGCAGCGGCGCGCCGCCGAGGCCGGCGACGGAGGACATGTTCACGATGTTGCCCTTCGAGGCCAGCAGCGCCGGGAGCGCGGCCTGCGTGCAGCGCTGCACGCCGACGACGTTGATGTCGAAGATCAGCGTGAACTGCTCCTCGCTGGTCTCGTGCAGCGGCGCGCCGATCTCGATGCCGGCGTTGTTGACGAGGATGTCGAGCTGCCCGAAGGCCTCGGTGGTCGCGTTCATCGCGGCCTGCACCTCGCTCATCGAGCGCACGTCGCACCCGAGGCCGAGGTGCTGGTCGCCCAGCTCGGCCGCGGCCGCCTTGGCGCCCTCCTCGTTGACGTCCGACAGCGCGACGCGCGCGCCTGAGGCGGCCAACCGCTTGGCGACCGCCAGTCCGATGCCTCTCGCGGCACCGGTCACGTGGGCACAGCGGCCCGTCAGGTCCTCGTCCATGCCTGCGACGCTAGGCGCGGCGCTGCGCGCGACGCTTGGGGGGCGGCCACGACGCGCCGTGGCCGGTCTGTCGGCTCCTGCCAAGCCGCCCAGCCCACCTGGCGCGGGCCCGTGGATAGGGTCGCCAGCCATGTCCCTGGGTCTCCCGCCCGCCCTCGTCCGCGAGCAGATGCGCCTCGCCGCGAAGTGGATGTTCTCGCCTACCGCGACGTGGCAGCAGTCGCGCAAGCGCCTGGACCTCCTGACGCGCTTCCCGCCCCCGCCGCCGGGCACCGACGTCGCGCCGTCGACCGTCGGCGGCGTGCCGGTCGAGTGGGTGACGCCCAAGGGCGGTGGCGGCGCGCGGCGCGTGCTCCTGTACCTCCACGGCGGCGGCTACGCCGTCGGGAGCGCGAGGTCGATGCGCCGTCCCGTCGCGCTGACCGCCGGCGCGATGGGCGCGCGGGCCTGCGTCGTCGACTACCGCCTCGCGCCCGAGCACCCGCACCCGGCCGCGCTCGAGGACGCGCGCGCCGTGTGGGACGCGCTGCTGGCCGACGGCGCCGACCCCAAGGCGATCGCGGTCGCCGGCGACTCCGCGGGCGCGAACCTCTCGCTCGTCCTCGCCCTGTCGCTGCGCGAGGCCGGCCAGCCGCTGCCCGGCGCCCTCGGCCTCATCTGCCCGTGGCTCGACCTCACGCAGGAGTGGGTCGCGACGCGCTCGGACGCCCCGCGCGAGCCGATCCTGACCCCGGACCTCATCCGCCGCTTCACCGAGGCGACGTGCGCCGGCGGCGCCGACCCGGCCGACCCTCTCGTCTCCCCGCTGCGCGCCGACCTCGCCGGCCTCCCGCCGATGGTCGTCCACTCCGGCGCCGACGACCTCCTGGTCAACGACGCCGCCGAGCTCGAGCGCCGCGCCCGCACCGCCGGGGTGCACGTCGAGCACCGCCGCTACGACGGCCTCTGGCACGACTTCCAGCTCTCCTCCGCGTTCCTCTCGGGCGCTGGGCGTGACGCGTCGGCGGCGATGGGGCGGATGCTGGCGCGGCACCTGGCCTAGGGGGGCGCGCTCCCGGCTGGAGCTCCGCCCCGGGCGGTCGCTGGGCGCGGACGCCCTCGCGTCTCGCGGCGGGGAGGAGTCGGGCGGGCCACGCACGAGGGAGTGGAAGGGCGGGCCGGCGCCGGCCCCGCAGGACGTTCGGGGCCATCCGTTGGCGGATTCTCCGTCTCGGGAGCGGAGAATCCGCCACTCGATGCCGGGAGGGCGCTGGAGGACCGTGACCCTGGAGTTGACCGCGTATGAGGCGGTCAACTCCAGGGTCACGGTCGAGTGCCCCGGAAGGCCAGGGTCAGCGCCGGCGGCTCCGGACCTTCCACTCCTCGGTGCCGGACGGCGACCGCCGCGTCCCCCTCACACGATGGGACCTCCCGGTCGCCTGGAGTGCCGCTCGAGGCGGACGCTGGGTCCTGGCGGTGGTCGTCTCGCACCGAGGGAGAGGAAGGGCGGCCGGCGCCGGGCCCGCAGGACGCTCGGGCCATCCGTTGGCGGATTCTCCGTCTCGGAAGCGGAGAATCCGCCACTCGATGCCGGGAGGGCGCTGGAGGACCGTGACCCTGTCGAGCGGATCTCACCCACCCCCCAACAACCGGCCACACGCCGTTCACAGAACGGCTACGTTCCTGCACGCATGTCCAGGGTCTCCGCCGCCGTCCTGGGGGCGATCGCGTCGCTGTGCGCGCTCGCCGTCCCGGCCACCGCCTCCGCCGCCGACGGGCGCTACGACGTCACCGTCGCGCGCTCGCAGTACGGCATCCCGCACATCAAGGCCAAGGACCTGGCCAGCGGCGCGTACGGCTACGCGAGGGCGATCGCGCAGGACAACGTCTGCACGCTCGCCGAGGTCTACGTCACGGTCAACGCGCAGCGCTCGCGGTGGTTCGGCCCGAACGGCAGCTACGAGATCCGCGGCAACGGCTCGCGCGCGAACAACCTCAACTCGGACTTCTTCTACCAGCGCATCAACGACGAGCGGCGCATCGAGCGCCTGCTCGACGTGGCGCCGCCGGTCGGCCCGCGCGCGGAGCTCAAGCAGGGCGTGAAGGGCTTCGTCGCGGGCTGGAACGACTGGCTGGAGGAGGTCGGCGGGCGCGACGGCATCCCGGACCCGACGTGCCGCGGTGAGGCCTGGGTGCGGCCCATCACCGAGATGGACGTCTGGCGGCGCTTCTACCAGCTGTCGCTGCTGGCCTCGTCGGGCGTCGCCATCGACGGCATCGCCGGCGCCAGGCCACTGGTCGGCGGCACGGAGGCCGACGCCCTGAAGGCGGCCCGCGCGCTCAAGCCGGGCGAGCTCGACGAGCGCCTCGGCGGCCTGGGCTCCAACGCCTACGGCCTGGGCAAGGACGCGACGGCCAGCGGCCACGGCATCGTCTACGGCAACCCCCACTTCCCGTGGCAGGGCCCCGAGCGCTTCTACCAGGCGCACCTCACGATCCCCGGCAAGATGGACGTGATGGGCGGCTCGCTGCTGGGCGTCCCGCTCATCAACATCGGCTTCACCCACGGCGTCGCCTGGAGCCACACCGTGTCGACCGCGCGGCGCTTCATCCCCTACGAGCTGCGCCTCGTCCCGGGCAGTGCGACGTCCTACGTCGTCGACGGCCAGGTCAAGCGGATGAAGGCCCGCCGCGTGACCGTCGAGGCCAAGCGCGGCGGCACCGTCCAGAAGGTCTCGCGCACCCTGTACAGCGACGCGGAGGGCCGCCCGGTCCTGACGTCGATCCTCGGCCTGCCGGTGTTCCCGTGGACGCCCGAGCGGGCGTACGTCCTCGAGGACGCCAACGACGACAACTTCGGGCGCCTGCTCAACCACTTCTACGAGATCAACCAGGCCCAGTCGGTCGACGACGTCGAGGCGGTGCTCGAGAAGTACCAGGGCATCCCGTGGGTCAACACGATCGCCGCCGACACCGCTGGCAACGCCTACTACGCGGACATCGGCTCGATCCCCAACATCCCCGAGAGCAAGCGCCAGGCGTGCCAGACCGTCCTCGGCGTCGTGACCCAGGTGCTCCAGCGCCTCATCGTCCTCGACGGCTCGCGCTCGTCGTGCCTGCCGGGCACCGACAGCGACGCGATCGTCCCGGGCATCCTCGGCCGGTCGAAGATGCCGTCGCTGCGCCGCAGCGACCACGTGTCGAACATGAACGACTCGTACTGGCTGACCAACCCCGATCAGCCGCTCGAGGGCTTCCCGCTGGTCATCGGCGACGAGCGCACCGCGCGCAGCCTGCGCACCCGGGTGGGCATCCGCCAGATCCAGGACCGGCTCGCCGGCCGCGACGGCCTGCCCGGCAACCGCTTCGACGTGGACGACGTCCGCGCCATCGGCATGGGCAACCGCGTCTTCGGCGGCGAGGTGTGGCGCGACGACCTCGTCCGGCTCTGCCGCACGCTGCCGCTGGCCGTGTCCCTCGCCGGCCCGGTCGACGTCTCCAAGGCCTGCGACGTCCTGGCCAGGTGGGACCTCCAGGAGGACCTCGACTCCCGCGGCGCGCTGCTGTTCCGGCGCTTCGTCACGCGCCTCACCGGCCTGCTGCCGATCCCGCTCCCCTACCCGGCCGGCCCGTTCGCCGAGCCGTTCGACGCGCAGGACCCCGTCGGGACGCCCAAGGGCCTGAGCACGCTCAACCCGCTGACGATGGACGCCCTGGGCCAGGCCGTGAAGGACCTCCAGGGGGCGGGTCTCGCGCTCGACGCGCCGCTGCGCGACGGCGCCGCCGTCACCCGGCGCGGCGAGCGCATCCCCATCCCGGGCGGACCCGGCGGCGGCGGCCAGTTCAACGTCATCACGCCCCGCTGGAACGCCAAGCGCGGCTACGTCGACGTCGACCACGGCTCGAGCTACGTCCAGGCCGTCGAGCTGACGCCCGGCTGCCCGAAGGCCCACACGATCCTCACCTACGGCGAGTCGACCAACCCCGCCTCGGAGCACTCGAGCGACCAGACCAAGCTCTTCTCCGAGGGCAAGTGGGTCACGCCGCCCTTCTGCGCGAAGGACCTCAAGGCCGACCGGTCGCTGGTGACGACGCACGTCGTGCGTCGGGCGGCCGGCGACCCGCTCGGGACCGTCGCCTTCACCGAAGCGCGCGGCAACGCCCGCCCGCGGCTGGTGCTCCAGCTCAAGCGCGCCGCCCGCGTCGTCGTGTCCGTCAAGCAGGGCACGAAGGTCGTCCGGCGCATCGTGCGCACGAAGCTCCCCGCCGGCGAGCGCGTGCTCAAGCCCCGTCTGCGCACCGGGGCGCAGACGGTGACGATCACGACGAAGGCGGGCCGCCGGTCGGCGCAGGTGCGCCTGAGGGTGCAGCAGCCGCGGTGACCGTGACGGCGTGCGGGATCTCGATCCCCGCGCCGTCGAAGGCCAGCTTGACCTGCTCGCGCAGGATCCGGCTGATGCGGTACTGCTCGGACGGCGTCGTCTTGACCACCATGCGCAGGACGACGCCGCTCGGGGAGAAGCGCTCGACGCCCCACACCTCGGGCTCCTCGAGCACGGCGTGGTCCTCCGCGGCGACGGCGTGGGCGACGTCCTTGAGGACCCGCTGCGCCTCGGCCAGGTCGGTGCCGTAGGCGACCTCGACGTCGAGCAGCGCCCGCGACCAGTGCTGGCTCTTGTTGCCCACGCGGCGGATCTCGCCGTTGGGCACGTGCCAGACCGTCCCGTCGACGGACCGCAGCCGCGTCGTGCGCAGGCTGACGGCCTCGACGGTGCCCGAGGTCTCGCCGTCGAGGTCGACGATGTCGCCGACGCCGAACTGGTCCTCGATGAGGATGAAGATCCCCGAGAGGAAGTCCTTGACCAGCGACTGCGAGCCGAAGCCCAGCGCCACGCCGAGGATCCCGGCGCCGGCGATGAGCGGCCCGAGCTCGATGCCGATCTCGCCCAGCGCCATGAACGCCGCCACGGCGAAGATCACGAAGGTGATGAGCGAGCGCAGGACGCTGGCCAGCGCCTCGATGCGCTGCTCGGCGCGCAGGCTGTGCTCCGTCGTCTCGAGCAGCGCGTCGGGCGTCGCCCGGCGCACGGCGCCCAGCCGCTCCTGGACCGTGCCCGACTGCAGCGTCCGCAGCGCCCGCTTGACCCCGCGCCGCGCCAGCCGGTTCACGACGACCGCGATGACGAGGACGAGGAGGATCGACAGCGGCTTGCCGATGAGGAAGTCGGCCGCCTCCGCCCACGTGCGATCGCCCGTCCAGTCGAGGACCTGGCGGCAGAACCACCCGGGGTCCTCGCCGCAGACGGAGCGCGCGCGTGCGTCGGAGACCGCGGCGATGACCAGTCCCGCGTCCATCGCCCGACCGTAGCGAGCGCGCCGTCAGGAGGTCGTCCAGCCCTCGTCGAAGGCCTCGAGGACCAGCGCCAGCCAGTCCTCGGTCGCCTCGAGGCGGGCCAGCAGCGCGACGGCCTGGGCGAAGGCACGGCCCGCCCACAGGTCCGCGGGGTCCGGGCGGGCGACCTGGGCGAGCGCGAACAGGTCGCCGACCCGCCGCAGCGCGGCCTCCGACACGCGTCGCACGGCAGCGGCGTCGAGCGTCGCCGGGCCCTCGAGGAGGTCGCCCGCGACGTCGCGCAGCAGTGCGTGGGCGCGCTCGGCGTCCTCCGCGTCCAGGACCCCGGTGCGGGCGACCGCGGCGCCGAACGCCGCGGCGTCGTCGGCGCGCAGGGCGGCGACGGCGTCCCGGCAGGCGTCCAGGCGCTGGGCGTCGACCTCGCGAGCCGCGCCGACGCGGCGGACGACCACCTCGTCGCCGTCGACCACGACCTCGTCGGCGCGCAGGTCGGCGAGGACGACCCCGAGCTCGCGGGGCGCGCCGGCGGCGAGGCGGACGATCGCGCGGGCGACCGCGCCCGGGTCCTCGGGGGCGGCGTCGAGCAGCGTCGGGCCGTCGATGCGCTCCGCGACGGCGACGTCGTGGGCGCAGAGGTCGGTGACGGGTGGCGCGACGCGGATCCCGAGGCCGGCGCGGCGCAGCGCGCGGGCGGCACGGCGCTGGGCGCCCGCCTCGTGCTCGAGGTCGAGCTCGTCGAGCGCGCGCTCGCGGACCTCCCGCAGCACGGCGCCGGCGTCCAGCCGCGGCAGGACCGCGCCGAGTGGGCCCGCGATCAGGTCCAGCAGCGCGAGGTCGCTGCGCACGAGCTGCGCGAGGCCCGGACGCAGGACGGTGATCGCCACCTGGGTGCCGTCGTGCTCGCCGTGGTGGACCTGGCCGTGGGGCAGCACCTGGGCGGGCGCCTCGTCGAAGGCGTCGAGCACCTTGCCCGGCCGGTCGCCCCACGCCTTCTTCAGCGCGCTGTCCACGTCGCGCTCGGCGATGGGCTGGGCGCTGCGGCGGTGCGCGGCCTCGAGCTCTGCGGCCACGCCGGCCTGCACCTCGGACGGCAGCGCCGCCGGGTCGACCACACCGTGCAGGCGGCCGAGCGCGACCTGCGCGGCGGACGAGCGCCGGGCCAGCGCGGTGCCGGCCTCGAGCAGCCGTTGGAGGGCGGGCGGGACGTCGGGACGCGCCATGTGGCGCTGCAGGCTACGACCGGCGGTCGAGCCGGGTCCCGACGGCCGGTACATGGTGAGCCGACGTCCGAGTGCCGATCCTGCTGGACATGGACGACGTGCGACTGGTGGACGGCGACGAGCGCGCGCTCGACGCCCGCGTGGCGAAG
The DNA window shown above is from Conexibacter sp. SYSU D00693 and carries:
- a CDS encoding AarF/UbiB family protein — translated: MARPDVPPALQRLLEAGTALARRSSAAQVALGRLHGVVDPAALPSEVQAGVAAELEAAHRRSAQPIAERDVDSALKKAWGDRPGKVLDAFDEAPAQVLPHGQVHHGEHDGTQVAITVLRPGLAQLVRSDLALLDLIAGPLGAVLPRLDAGAVLREVRERALDELDLEHEAGAQRRAARALRRAGLGIRVAPPVTDLCAHDVAVAERIDGPTLLDAAPEDPGAVARAIVRLAAGAPRELGVVLADLRADEVVVDGDEVVVRRVGAAREVDAQRLDACRDAVAALRADDAAAFGAAVARTGVLDAEDAERAHALLRDVAGDLLEGPATLDAAAVRRVSEAALRRVGDLFALAQVARPDPADLWAGRAFAQAVALLARLEATEDWLALVLEAFDEGWTTS
- a CDS encoding CdaR family transcriptional regulator, whose protein sequence is MTTGLASTSPDTRMRRAIQGVAEDLMPSLDEAAVAMAVAIHDGIDELGGELHAETVHSCRANIGLVCMLMLEGADPRGATPPHEAIHYAREFVRRGLPIEALMRAYRIGHQVFWQRFLDALGTRFASHDELAEAVAFCSDWTFAYVDTVSAVISAAYVEERERWARSAAAMRADEVRAVLDGRQNDEAEASRRLRYELGRRHVGLVVWGEAPDDPDATMVVFERVAQEVARVAGGTDTLFVPLGSNVLGAWIGLREDPDLTAVAQLRPVAAGGAKVRVAVGEPSAGLEGFRRTHQEAQRARDVATLLRRQPGGCVRFSDVALNALLSADLDEARRFVARELGDLAAETDASRRLAATLKVFLEEGASFVRAARRLGVHENTIAYRVKRAGELLGHGLEERQLEVRVALQLADVLRRAGDES
- a CDS encoding penicillin acylase family protein, encoding MSRVSAAVLGAIASLCALAVPATASAADGRYDVTVARSQYGIPHIKAKDLASGAYGYARAIAQDNVCTLAEVYVTVNAQRSRWFGPNGSYEIRGNGSRANNLNSDFFYQRINDERRIERLLDVAPPVGPRAELKQGVKGFVAGWNDWLEEVGGRDGIPDPTCRGEAWVRPITEMDVWRRFYQLSLLASSGVAIDGIAGARPLVGGTEADALKAARALKPGELDERLGGLGSNAYGLGKDATASGHGIVYGNPHFPWQGPERFYQAHLTIPGKMDVMGGSLLGVPLINIGFTHGVAWSHTVSTARRFIPYELRLVPGSATSYVVDGQVKRMKARRVTVEAKRGGTVQKVSRTLYSDAEGRPVLTSILGLPVFPWTPERAYVLEDANDDNFGRLLNHFYEINQAQSVDDVEAVLEKYQGIPWVNTIAADTAGNAYYADIGSIPNIPESKRQACQTVLGVVTQVLQRLIVLDGSRSSCLPGTDSDAIVPGILGRSKMPSLRRSDHVSNMNDSYWLTNPDQPLEGFPLVIGDERTARSLRTRVGIRQIQDRLAGRDGLPGNRFDVDDVRAIGMGNRVFGGEVWRDDLVRLCRTLPLAVSLAGPVDVSKACDVLARWDLQEDLDSRGALLFRRFVTRLTGLLPIPLPYPAGPFAEPFDAQDPVGTPKGLSTLNPLTMDALGQAVKDLQGAGLALDAPLRDGAAVTRRGERIPIPGGPGGGGQFNVITPRWNAKRGYVDVDHGSSYVQAVELTPGCPKAHTILTYGESTNPASEHSSDQTKLFSEGKWVTPPFCAKDLKADRSLVTTHVVRRAAGDPLGTVAFTEARGNARPRLVLQLKRAARVVVSVKQGTKVVRRIVRTKLPAGERVLKPRLRTGAQTVTITTKAGRRSAQVRLRVQQPR
- a CDS encoding alpha/beta hydrolase, encoding MSLGLPPALVREQMRLAAKWMFSPTATWQQSRKRLDLLTRFPPPPPGTDVAPSTVGGVPVEWVTPKGGGGARRVLLYLHGGGYAVGSARSMRRPVALTAGAMGARACVVDYRLAPEHPHPAALEDARAVWDALLADGADPKAIAVAGDSAGANLSLVLALSLREAGQPLPGALGLICPWLDLTQEWVATRSDAPREPILTPDLIRRFTEATCAGGADPADPLVSPLRADLAGLPPMVVHSGADDLLVNDAAELERRARTAGVHVEHRRYDGLWHDFQLSSAFLSGAGRDASAAMGRMLARHLA
- a CDS encoding SDR family NAD(P)-dependent oxidoreductase, encoding MDEDLTGRCAHVTGAARGIGLAVAKRLAASGARVALSDVNEEGAKAAAAELGDQHLGLGCDVRSMSEVQAAMNATTEAFGQLDILVNNAGIEIGAPLHETSEEQFTLIFDINVVGVQRCTQAALPALLASKGNIVNMSSVAGLGGAPLLGAYCGTKAAVLRMTETYATELKAHGVRVNAVCPAFVDTVMVERLAPKVAAVTGLDFADVAKIKQGRMGTVEEVAEVVAFLASDEAAWTTGAHYVLDGGLTGSLL
- a CDS encoding SDR family NAD(P)-dependent oxidoreductase, producing MSGRLDGRVAVITGAGKGIGEAIARRFAKEGATVVVSDLDEASAQRVASDVGGTAVACDVREDAQVAALVKTAVEQHGKLDVAVANAGVGIVKPVVESSYEDWRAVTSVNLDGVFSTLRHAGLQMAGNGGGSLVTIASVTGFAGSPLISSYAAAKAGAINLTKTTAVELRDLGVRANAICPGFIDTDLVKDRKSQFEEGLELDDFDAVIEQKQGRYGTPEEVAALAVFLASDRSAFCTGSAFVLDGGLTASLL
- a CDS encoding mechanosensitive ion channel family protein, which produces MDAGLVIAAVSDARARSVCGEDPGWFCRQVLDWTGDRTWAEAADFLIGKPLSILLVLVIAVVVNRLARRGVKRALRTLQSGTVQERLGAVRRATPDALLETTEHSLRAEQRIEALASVLRSLITFVIFAVAAFMALGEIGIELGPLIAGAGILGVALGFGSQSLVKDFLSGIFILIEDQFGVGDIVDLDGETSGTVEAVSLRTTRLRSVDGTVWHVPNGEIRRVGNKSQHWSRALLDVEVAYGTDLAEAQRVLKDVAHAVAAEDHAVLEEPEVWGVERFSPSGVVLRMVVKTTPSEQYRISRILREQVKLAFDGAGIEIPHAVTVTAAAAPSGAPAPTGGPPSS